TGGAATCGCCCGAACGCGCCTTCCACGTCCACCTTGCTCTCCAGACTGATGACCGCCTCGGTCGGGTGGGCGATCGACACGAACTGCGGATTGATCTCGGTGCGCAGGAAATCGATTTGCGTGGGAAAAACCGGCGCCCACGCCTTTTCGAGATCGGCCAGGGCCTTGCGCACGATGCGGCGCAGGATGCCCAGTTCGATCGACGAAAAATCGCGCCCTTCGACGCGGAAGCGGCTCGATCCCGACCCGCCGCAAAAAATGTCCACCAGTGTGAACACGAACTGGCTGTCGACGACGACCACCCCGTTGCCCGGCAGCGGTTCGATCTTGAACAGCGACAGGCACGACGGAACGGGGAGGCTGTTGATGAACTCCTGATACTTCATCAGGCGGATCTTTTCGGCGACGAGTTCGGAGAGATGGCCGACCTCGAGCGACAGCGTGCCCGAAAAATCGCGGCAAAATTTTTCGTGGATGACGTCCAGCATCGGCATGTTGCCGCGCAGGATGCGCTCTTGGCTCGTCAGGTCGTAGGGACGCACATCCGCCACGCGGCCGTCCCGGCGGCGAGCCGTCGACGATGCGGCGGGCGTTTCGGGTTCGTCGTCGATCGCGCCGTCGGAAACGGCGGCGAGAAGGGCGTCGACCTCGTTTTGCGACAGGATCTGGTTCATGCCCGTTCCGCCAAGGGATGATGTCCGTTATTGGATGATGAAGTCGGTGAAATAGACCTGCGTGACGCCGCTCATGCCGAGGATCTCGTTGAGGCGCACGGTAATCTCATGACGCAGTCGCGTCTTGCCCTTGATGTCCTTGACTTCGGCGTAGGACTTGCTCGACAGCAGTTCGACGAGGGTGCTGCGGATCGGCGCCATCGACTTCTCGCACGCGGCCTTGACCGGATCGCTGGTGAGTTCGAGAACGATGACGGCTTTGAGGTAGCGGGGGGTGTCCGAGTCGGCGAGGTTGACGACGAACTCCTTGAGTTCGAGCGCGGGCCGCGGGGCTTCCTTGAGCTTGGCCTCCTCGGCCTTGGCGTGCTCGTCGCCCTCGCCATCCTTCTTGTGTCCGCCGACAATGCCCGTGAGAAACAGCGCCACGACAACTGCCGCGATCACGGCGACACCGATGCCGACGAAGATGAAGAGCTTCTTTTTGCTTTTCTTTTCACCCTCGGCCGGTGCCCCGGCTTTTTCTTCGTCCGCCATTGCCCCTCCCGACCCGTGGTTTCCCCGAAAGTGGGGAAGTCAAACTATTGACGAAATCTTGCCCATGACCAATTCGCGGTATCGTAAAGCAAGCCGCGTGCCAGTTAATCGTCGATTCGACCGTGAACAAGGCGACCGTCACATGGCACCAAATGTTGCGACGACGGGCTAGGACCATGCCGGGAGTTCGACATTTTCATTAGTAATTACAATGAGATAAGAACGATGTACCTGCGGAATCCGTGCCAATTTCCCCGGAGGGAAGGCAAGGTTCCAGCGAGCATTATCCAAAGCAGCCTGTCGAAATATTGACGTTTCAAGCGGTCGGAATCGGCCAACTCAGATGGTAGCCGAAGCCGCGACCGCCCGCGTCGTCGTCCACTAGACGCAGATCCGTCTCGATCACGACCTTGCGGATCAGGTCCCACTCCGCCGTCGAAAGCGCCATCGCGCGCGTCGTGGCGGCTGCGGCGTCGAGCGGTCGCGGCCGAATCCTCAGCACCGCCGATCCGTCGGTCACGCGCACGTCCAGGCGAATTTCGCACGGTGAGACGTGTCGCGCTGCGATCTGAACGACGAGCGCGGCGATCGCGACCGCCTGATCCACGGGCTTGACGAGCACGGTGGCGGACTGGTCGACGCCCATTGCAATGATGTGCCCGGCGCGGCGGATTTCGTCTCGCAGCCCGTCCACGACCGAGGCGACGAACGCGCCCAGATCGATCGGCGCGACGACTCCCGCGCCGTCGGCATCCGCCTTGAATCGTGCGATTGAATGCCGCGCGCGCTGCAGCGCCGGTTCGATGACGTCCACGGCCTGCCGGTAATCCGCCGGGTCGCCCGTCATGTGCGCGAGCTGCGCGTAGCCGATGACCGCGCCGACGACGTTCGACAGGTCGTGCACCGTCATGCCCGCGTCGAACCCGACGCGCGCGAGTCGCCGGACGTGGTCGTCGTCGTTCATGCGCCCCTCCCGTCAGACCGTATCGTCGTCGGTGGTGTCGTCGTCCGTCGTGTCATCGTCCGTTGTATCGTCGTCCGCATCATCGTCCGTATCGTCGTCGGTGTCGTCGTCGGTGTCGTCGTCGCCGCCCGCGTCGATCACCGTATAGGCGTCGTCGAGCGTGTCGCTCGTGTCGTCGGGGTTCACGAGCGTGATGGAATACAGGCCCGGGGTCGTGCCCGCCGGAACCGTGACCACCACACGCGTCGTGGACTGGAAGACCGGCTCGGGCTCGGTGAGCGCCGTCCCGCCCAAGTACACGGTGACGGGGTTCGTGAAGTTCGCGCCGATGATCGTCACCAGCACGTCCTCGTCGTTCTCTCCCGACGTCGGCTCCACCGAGTCGATGCGCACCGCGTCCGCGGAAATCACTTCGAAGGCGTCGAGCAGCGTGGCCGTCGAGCCGTCCGAGTTCGACACGCTCACGTCGTAGGTATCCGGTGTCAGGCCGGCCGGAACCACTGCGGTAATCGTACTCGCGTCCACCAATTCGATCTGCGACAGCGTGGTGTCGCCAATCAACGCGGTCGCCCCCGCCAGAAAGCTCGCGCCGATCAGCGTCACGGCGGTTTCCTCGCTGTCGAGCCCTTCGCTCGGCGTGATCGACGTGAGCTGGATTTCGCCCGGGTCGACGACCGTGAATGCATCCGCGCGCACGCCGCTCGCGCCGGTCGAGGACACCGCCGTCACGTCGTACACGCCCGCCGTCATGCCGGAGGGCACCAACGCGGTCAGCACCGTCGCCGAGACCTGCGTGACGGCCGTGCACAGCGTCGCGCCGACGTAGATCTCCATCGTGCCGCCGAAACCCGTGCCGCGCACCGTGATCGCCGTCTCGGCGGTGTTCGCGCCCTCCGCCGGCTCCACCGAGTCCACCGTCAGCCCGCCAGAACTCTTCGATGCGATCCGCCCGAAATCCCGCGAGCACGTCGCGAAGACCGCGACAGCGGCCAGCGCCGTGATCCACACGAACGGGGAATGTCGTTTCTTCATGATTCGATCCCGATCAGGCGAATTCATCGAAATCGCCAAACGGCCATGACACCCTGGGCATCCGGTGTGACCAGAGCGGGCGACCATGCAAATTTTGGTTCCGGTTCGTTGTCCGCCGAACGCAGCGTCTGGTCCGTCAGAATCAGGTAGATGCCAGCTCCGATCGCCGCGACGCCCATCGCGCCGGTGATCTGCCACGCGTTGTCGTATTCCTCGGTCTGCTTCTTGTACCGCGCCAGATCGACGTCGGAGTCCGCGTCGCGATAGCGGCTGTACGAGTCCTCCGACATCGCGAAAAAGTACCCGCCCGTCGCCGTCATGACGACGCCGCCCGCGAGCACGCCATAGCCCCACGCCCGGCGGTGCGACGTGCCCACGACATCGATCGGCCCGCCCGCCGCCTGGATGCGCGCGACCTGATCCGCCGCCGCCACGCTCGCATGCTCCGAGAGCACCGCCGGCGACGGCGCGATATCCGGCTCGGCCAGCCAGCGCTTGCCGCCGCGACCGATCACGGTCTGGCGCACGGTCCACAGACGCACGTTGCCCGAGGTGTCCACGCACGTCACTTCCATCTCGAATTCGCTGTCGGTCAGGTTTCCGTGCACGTACTTGGTGATGCGCCCGAAGACCGCCGCGTCCGCGCCGACCTGCCGGGCGATGCGCGCGGCCTCGGCCTGCGTGCCGTGGAAGATCCAGTCGCGCGGCGTGGGGTACGACGCGGTGATGGCGTCGCGCACCTTCGCGCCGTCCACCTGACGATACACGCCGTCGCGGGCGAGCTCCTCGATGAAGCGGTTGGTCGCGTCGACGCTCACGGCCTCCGCGCCGTCTTTGAATTGCAGGTAATCCGGCACGACAAACGGCAGCACGGCGACCGCGCCGATGCGCCGCGACGGCAGCGCCGAGTCCACGTATGGGTTGATGGGCACGTTCACGATCTGGCTGGAACAACCGGCCAGCGCGAGCACCGCGACGCAAAGGGCGATCCGAAGCGCGCGTTTCACAAAAAGACCCCCCTCGCCTGCTCGTGGATCTGATCGAAACGCACGAGCAATTCGTCGCAGGCTTCCACCGAGAGATTGAGCAGCCGCGCCCCCGGCGTGTCCACGAGCGCGATCTCGGCCCGATCCGGCCCGATGCCGCGGATCACGGCGATGTCGTTGGCGAGCGCCACGGCGGCCGTCTCGGGCGCCGCCTCGCGCATTTCGTGCAAGTGCGGCATCCGCGCGATCGCATCGGCCATGTGGTGCGGCATGTCCCACGATTTGGCCACCATCTCGCCCACGTCCGCACCGTATTGCGCGAGGATCGCGTGCACCGTTCGGTCAGACGGCATGAAGCCCGGCGCAACCAACTTTTGCGCGCTCTCCATGATCGTCAGCAGCACCATCTTGCCCACGTCGTGCATGAGCCCGGCCAGAAACGCCTCCTCGCGCGGCAGACGCAGCGCGTTCGCCACCACGCGCGCCGCGAACGCGACCGCGATGGAGTGCTCCCAGAGCTGCTGCGCGAGCTTCTTGTACACGGCCGACTTGAAGATGCGCGAGTGCATCGAGATCGCCAGCATGAGGTTCTTCACCTCGTTCTGTCCGAGTCGCACCAGCGCCTGGCTGATCGTCTGGATCTCCACCGCCGCGCCGTACACGGGGCTGTTGGCGATCTGCAAAATGCGCGACGAGATGCCCTGGTCGGTCAGGATCACCTTGGCCATGTCCTGCATCGAGACGCTCGCGTCGCCCGTCAGGCGCATGACCCGCAGCGCGACGTGCGGCAGCAGCGGCACCTCGTAGTTCTTCGCCAGGATGCGCTCGACGATCTTCTCGCGAAACGCCTCGTCGCGCTCCGCGAAAAGCCCCGCGTCCGACTCGCCCTCTTCCACTTCGATGAGCTTGACGTCGCGGCCGATGCGCAGGCGTTTGCCGCACCCCGGGCACACCACCTCGAAGATCCGTTTTTTCTCGGACGCAGACCCCGACCCGGACATTCCGCAACCCTTCCGACGCACGGCGAACGCACGCCGCGCTTTGCCCAAGCAATCCGTGTGCCGCGCCCGCATTGCGCACCGGCCCGTTGCCGCTCGCCCGCACCGCGCGCGCAAACCCCTTGGAAACGCAAGACTTTCTTAGCACGAATGCACGCGCGGCGACATAATTGGGGCAAAGAATTCCCCTCTGCGCTGCCTGCCGCCTGCCAAGGCGACGCCTTTTTGACACCGAGGTGGGCAAGATTGAGCGGAGGGGAAGCAGACCGTTCAAATTCGAAAGAGGTGCCGTTCCGCCCGCGTCGCGGCT
This DNA window, taken from Deltaproteobacteria bacterium, encodes the following:
- the fliM gene encoding flagellar motor switch protein FliM, with amino-acid sequence MNQILSQNEVDALLAAVSDGAIDDEPETPAASSTARRRDGRVADVRPYDLTSQERILRGNMPMLDVIHEKFCRDFSGTLSLEVGHLSELVAEKIRLMKYQEFINSLPVPSCLSLFKIEPLPGNGVVVVDSQFVFTLVDIFCGGSGSSRFRVEGRDFSSIELGILRRIVRKALADLEKAWAPVFPTQIDFLRTEINPQFVSIAHPTEAVISLESKVDVEGAFGRFQTVLPYATIEPIKDLLTKNYVGEKSDLDKLWKNEVRGHIMESSVELRAIMGSAELSIERILDLKEGEILSLDQFADEPIDLMVEGVNKFKVESGLFRGYKALQVVGKTD
- a CDS encoding flagellar basal body-associated FliL family protein, which codes for MADEEKAGAPAEGEKKSKKKLFIFVGIGVAVIAAVVVALFLTGIVGGHKKDGEGDEHAKAEEAKLKEAPRPALELKEFVVNLADSDTPRYLKAVIVLELTSDPVKAACEKSMAPIRSTLVELLSSKSYAEVKDIKGKTRLRHEITVRLNEILGMSGVTQVYFTDFIIQ
- a CDS encoding HAMP domain-containing histidine kinase, whose protein sequence is MNDDDHVRRLARVGFDAGMTVHDLSNVVGAVIGYAQLAHMTGDPADYRQAVDVIEPALQRARHSIARFKADADGAGVVAPIDLGAFVASVVDGLRDEIRRAGHIIAMGVDQSATVLVKPVDQAVAIAALVVQIAARHVSPCEIRLDVRVTDGSAVLRIRPRPLDAAAATTRAMALSTAEWDLIRKVVIETDLRLVDDDAGGRGFGYHLSWPIPTA
- a CDS encoding IPT/TIG domain-containing protein, yielding MKKRHSPFVWITALAAVAVFATCSRDFGRIASKSSGGLTVDSVEPAEGANTAETAITVRGTGFGGTMEIYVGATLCTAVTQVSATVLTALVPSGMTAGVYDVTAVSSTGASGVRADAFTVVDPGEIQLTSITPSEGLDSEETAVTLIGASFLAGATALIGDTTLSQIELVDASTITAVVPAGLTPDTYDVSVSNSDGSTATLLDAFEVISADAVRIDSVEPTSGENDEDVLVTIIGANFTNPVTVYLGGTALTEPEPVFQSTTRVVVTVPAGTTPGLYSITLVNPDDTSDTLDDAYTVIDAGGDDDTDDDTDDDTDDDADDDTTDDDTTDDDTTDDDTV
- a CDS encoding HDOD domain-containing protein is translated as MSGSGSASEKKRIFEVVCPGCGKRLRIGRDVKLIEVEEGESDAGLFAERDEAFREKIVERILAKNYEVPLLPHVALRVMRLTGDASVSMQDMAKVILTDQGISSRILQIANSPVYGAAVEIQTISQALVRLGQNEVKNLMLAISMHSRIFKSAVYKKLAQQLWEHSIAVAFAARVVANALRLPREEAFLAGLMHDVGKMVLLTIMESAQKLVAPGFMPSDRTVHAILAQYGADVGEMVAKSWDMPHHMADAIARMPHLHEMREAAPETAAVALANDIAVIRGIGPDRAEIALVDTPGARLLNLSVEACDELLVRFDQIHEQARGVFL